In one window of Frigoriglobus tundricola DNA:
- the tnpC gene encoding IS66 family transposase has protein sequence MDSDAPLPTDVLTLQGMVRALQAENADLRTQLQRQAEQFQRTIDDLRAEVAALKAKLDRATTHRFGRRSERTPKPPKVPGDGPAKRRHDHGRSPLPAHLERRDTVLDLTPDERRCSGCGGDRVCIGQTQTEQLDCDPTPYFVRRTIRKTYACQQCPPTVRAEDRIRTATPSTVGPIDKGLCGPGLLAEVLVGKFLDHLPLHRQVARIGRAGVTVSESTLGDWVKQSAVLLTSLYQLMLERVRTCPVLWSDDTRSRFAQPGERTMPHGHFWVGIGDPTAPYTAFHFTTGYDAASGPDQFLGGFRGHVHADCLAQYNGLFAAGAKHVACWSHARRKFLGAGDPGAKAVERINRLYHIEHTLPAPDSPEHIVARRATRQARALPILNDLKAWLDAALGTALPKSALGAAIRYVANHWAAFVRYTEDGRLSIDNNLSERTLRLIAVGRSNWKFVGSAKAGAHAAVHFSVVGTCRHLGLDATAYLREVLPALHALGEKPTADQLAPLLPDVWAKRQQSRLLVA, from the coding sequence CAAGGGATGGTGCGTGCCCTCCAGGCCGAAAACGCCGACCTCCGCACGCAGCTCCAACGCCAGGCCGAGCAGTTCCAACGGACCATCGACGACCTGCGTGCCGAGGTCGCGGCCTTGAAGGCGAAGTTGGACCGGGCCACGACGCACCGGTTCGGCCGGCGGTCCGAACGCACACCGAAGCCACCGAAGGTCCCCGGCGACGGACCCGCGAAGCGGCGCCACGACCACGGCCGTTCGCCACTCCCGGCGCACCTCGAACGCCGCGACACGGTCCTCGATCTGACCCCCGACGAGCGCCGCTGCTCGGGCTGTGGTGGCGACCGCGTGTGCATCGGCCAGACCCAGACCGAGCAACTCGATTGCGACCCGACCCCGTACTTCGTGCGGCGCACGATCCGCAAGACGTACGCGTGCCAACAGTGCCCCCCGACGGTCCGGGCCGAGGACCGGATCCGGACCGCCACGCCGAGTACCGTCGGACCGATCGACAAGGGACTGTGTGGTCCGGGCTTGTTGGCCGAGGTTCTCGTCGGGAAGTTCCTCGACCACCTGCCGCTGCACCGCCAAGTCGCCCGGATCGGGCGCGCGGGGGTGACGGTGTCCGAGAGTACCTTGGGCGATTGGGTGAAACAGTCCGCGGTGTTACTGACGTCGCTGTACCAGTTGATGCTCGAGCGGGTGCGCACGTGTCCGGTCCTCTGGTCCGATGACACCCGCTCGCGGTTCGCCCAGCCCGGTGAGCGAACGATGCCGCACGGCCACTTCTGGGTGGGGATCGGAGATCCGACGGCCCCGTACACGGCGTTCCACTTCACGACCGGTTACGACGCCGCGAGCGGACCGGACCAGTTCTTAGGCGGCTTCCGGGGCCACGTGCATGCCGATTGCCTCGCACAGTACAACGGCCTGTTCGCCGCCGGAGCCAAGCACGTCGCCTGTTGGTCCCACGCGCGCCGCAAGTTCCTCGGCGCCGGGGACCCCGGGGCCAAGGCGGTCGAACGCATCAACCGGTTGTACCACATCGAGCACACGCTTCCGGCGCCGGACTCACCGGAGCACATCGTCGCCCGTCGCGCGACGCGGCAAGCAAGGGCGCTCCCGATCCTGAACGACCTGAAGGCGTGGCTCGACGCGGCACTCGGGACGGCGTTGCCCAAGTCGGCCCTGGGGGCCGCGATCCGGTACGTGGCGAATCACTGGGCCGCGTTCGTCCGGTACACCGAGGACGGGCGACTCTCGATCGATAATAACCTGAGCGAGCGAACGCTCCGGCTGATCGCCGTGGGTCGGAGCAATTGGAAGTTCGTGGGCAGTGCGAAGGCCGGTGCGCACGCCGCGGTTCACTTCTCGGTGGTGGGCACGTGTCGGCACTTGGGTCTCGATGCGACGGCATACCTGCGTGAGGTTCTTCCGGCCCTTCATGCGTTGGGCGAGAAGCCGACGGCGGACCAACTCGCACCTCTTCTGCCCGACGTGTGGGCGAAGCGTCAACAATCCCGACTCCTCGTCGCGTAA
- a CDS encoding HD domain-containing protein, which yields MHDLAAITAAILEGYELPVYGDHGVVHWARVLENGLRVAEGNGADPEIVSLFALFHDSRRVNECEDDGHGLRGGEYARSLRGRLIHLDDARFELLFEACRLHTDGLTTGDPTLLACWDADRLDLGRVGITPAPRRLCTPTAGELLNWGHARAVRRHQPRAVLAAWGVM from the coding sequence ATGCACGATCTGGCGGCGATCACGGCCGCGATCCTTGAGGGCTACGAGCTTCCCGTGTACGGTGACCACGGAGTCGTCCACTGGGCGCGGGTACTGGAAAACGGCCTGCGCGTGGCGGAGGGGAACGGGGCCGACCCCGAAATCGTGTCGCTGTTCGCGCTGTTCCACGACTCCCGGCGGGTCAACGAGTGCGAGGACGACGGCCACGGTTTGCGCGGCGGTGAGTACGCCCGTTCGCTCCGGGGGCGACTGATTCACCTCGATGACGCGCGTTTCGAATTGCTGTTCGAGGCGTGCCGGCTCCACACCGACGGGCTCACGACCGGCGACCCGACGCTCCTGGCGTGTTGGGACGCCGATCGGTTGGATTTGGGGCGAGTGGGGATCACGCCGGCACCGCGCCGGCTGTGTACACCCACCGCCGGTGAACTGCTGAACTGGGGGCACGCACGGGCCGTGCGCCGGCACCAACCCCGAGCGGTGTTAGCCGCGTGGGGTGTGATGTAG